The following are encoded in a window of Bos indicus x Bos taurus breed Angus x Brahman F1 hybrid chromosome 4, Bos_hybrid_MaternalHap_v2.0, whole genome shotgun sequence genomic DNA:
- the LOC113891833 gene encoding prolactin-inducible protein homolog has translation MHALQLLFKTSAAALLLGLCLTLRTGTAQGQIQNVISANLTTSQIDNSTGYVITLEVSNLISQCIVVKTTLDVSDTVFFLYGNFHFTSCLCGVSTRRFFWEIDAPENGIITGKAQVVSEENICPPGVTISTPVYEIVITRDVIITL, from the exons ATGCATGCTCTTCAGCTTCTCTTCAAGACCAGTGCTGCTGCCCTGCTCCTGGGTCTCTGCCTGACACTGCGGACTGGCACAGCTCAAGGACAAAT ACAGAATGTAATTTCAGCGAATCTGACAACTTCTCAAATTGACAACTCAACGGGCTACGTGATAACACTTGAAGTTTCAAATCTCATATCTCAATGCATAGTG GTTAAAACCACATTGGACGTCTCTGATACGGTCTTTTTTCTTTATGGTAACTTTCATTTTACTAGCTGTCTGTGTGGTGTTAGTACAAGAAGATTCTTCTGGGAGATAGACGCACCTG AAAATGGGATCATAACAGGGAAGGCTCAAGTTGTGTCAGAGGAGAATATATGCCCTCCTGGTGTGACTATCTCCACCCCTGTTTATGAAATTGTTATCACACGTGATGTCATTATAACACTCTGA